A single Sporosarcina sp. FSL W8-0480 DNA region contains:
- a CDS encoding GNAT family protein: MFKYQINDEIELRLLEVRHAEQLFNVTDKSRDSLREWLPWIDFTKTVEDSRGFIMGTMQQFSRNDGFQAGIWHKGELAGVIGLHGINWSNKSTSIGYWLGKGHEGNGLMTQSCEAVIEYCFTELGLNRIEIRTATGNKKSMAIPIRLGFQQEGRLQQAEWLYDKFVDHFVFGMVKEDWNKR; this comes from the coding sequence ATGTTTAAATATCAAATTAACGATGAAATTGAGTTACGCTTATTGGAAGTGCGGCACGCGGAGCAATTATTCAATGTTACTGACAAATCACGTGATAGTTTGCGTGAATGGCTTCCGTGGATTGATTTCACGAAGACGGTGGAGGATTCGAGGGGCTTCATCATGGGAACGATGCAGCAGTTCAGCCGCAACGATGGGTTCCAAGCGGGGATCTGGCATAAAGGGGAACTTGCTGGTGTCATCGGTTTGCATGGCATTAATTGGTCAAACAAATCGACGTCCATCGGCTATTGGCTTGGGAAGGGACATGAAGGCAATGGGCTGATGACACAGTCATGCGAGGCGGTTATCGAATATTGCTTCACGGAACTTGGATTGAATCGAATTGAAATCCGAACTGCTACTGGAAATAAAAAAAGCATGGCGATACCGATCAGGCTTGGTTTCCAGCAAGAAGGTCGCCTTCAACAAGCTGAATGGCTGTATGACAAATTTGTCGATCATTTTGTGTTTGGAATGGTGAAAGAGGATTGGAATAAACGGTAA
- a CDS encoding cytochrome-c oxidase, which produces MGKTLMKISVVYFMIGISFGLYMSFTHVFNLTSVHVHLNLVGWVSLALAGVFYHLYPNLEQSGMAKAHFWLHNIGLPIMMISIATAILGGPEIFFLFATLGGAMTVLGVLCFGFNVLTRLGKN; this is translated from the coding sequence ATGGGGAAAACATTGATGAAGATTTCTGTGGTCTATTTCATGATCGGTATTTCTTTCGGCTTATACATGTCTTTTACACATGTGTTTAACTTGACGTCTGTGCATGTTCACTTGAATTTGGTTGGATGGGTCTCTTTAGCTTTAGCTGGCGTATTTTATCATCTGTATCCCAATTTGGAGCAATCCGGGATGGCGAAAGCGCACTTCTGGCTTCATAATATCGGCTTGCCAATCATGATGATCAGCATCGCAACGGCTATTTTAGGCGGACCGGAAATATTCTTCCTATTCGCAACGTTAGGCGGAGCAATGACTGTTTTAGGTGTACTTTGCTTTGGATTCAACGTACTGACTCGTTTGGGAAAGAACTAA
- the guaC gene encoding GMP reductase, translated as MDTVFDYEDIQLIPNKCIVNSRSECDTSVTFGKHKFLLPVVPANMQTIIDEKIAIQLAEGGYFYIMHRFNPETRTEFIKDMHARGLIASISVGVKEDEYGFVEQLAKDGLVPDYVTIDIAHGHSNAVIRMIQHLKTYLPETFVIAGNVGTPEAVRELENAGADATKVGIGPGKVCITKIKTGFGTGGWQLAALRWCAKAATKPIIADGGIRTHGDIAKSVRFGASMVMIGSLFAGHEESPGETIEVDGKLYKEYFGSASEFQKGEKKNVEGKKMHVEYRGKLQDTLTEMQQDLQSSISYAGGNKLDAIRTVDYVIVKNSIFNGDKVY; from the coding sequence ATGGATACAGTGTTTGATTATGAAGATATTCAATTGATTCCTAACAAATGTATAGTAAACAGCCGTTCAGAGTGCGATACTTCGGTCACTTTTGGTAAACATAAATTCTTATTGCCCGTCGTTCCTGCCAATATGCAGACGATCATTGATGAAAAGATTGCGATTCAATTAGCAGAAGGTGGATATTTTTACATCATGCACCGCTTCAATCCGGAAACACGTACGGAGTTCATTAAAGACATGCATGCTCGTGGATTAATTGCCTCTATTAGTGTTGGCGTCAAAGAAGACGAATATGGCTTTGTTGAACAGTTGGCGAAGGATGGACTCGTTCCGGACTATGTGACGATTGATATTGCGCATGGCCATTCGAATGCAGTCATCCGTATGATTCAACATTTGAAAACGTATTTGCCTGAGACATTTGTCATCGCGGGGAATGTCGGTACGCCCGAAGCTGTCCGCGAGCTTGAAAATGCAGGCGCTGACGCTACTAAGGTCGGTATCGGGCCGGGGAAAGTTTGTATCACGAAGATCAAGACCGGATTCGGAACTGGCGGATGGCAATTGGCTGCACTTCGCTGGTGTGCAAAAGCTGCAACAAAGCCGATCATCGCTGACGGTGGAATCCGTACTCACGGTGATATTGCAAAATCCGTACGTTTCGGTGCGTCCATGGTCATGATTGGATCACTTTTCGCGGGTCACGAAGAATCCCCTGGTGAAACAATTGAAGTCGATGGCAAGCTGTACAAGGAATATTTCGGTTCTGCATCGGAATTCCAAAAAGGCGAGAAGAAGAACGTTGAAGGCAAGAAAATGCATGTTGAGTATAGAGGGAAGTTGCAGGATACATTGACAGAAATGCAGCAAGATCTTCAGTCTTCCATTTCGTATGCAGGTGGCAATAAATTGGATGCAATTCGCACGGTGGATTATGTGATTGTGAAGAATTCTATTTTTAATGGAGATAAGGTTTATTGA
- a CDS encoding sulfite exporter TauE/SafE family protein — MDIILFITIIILASVLQTGTGFGFSIIATPFLLLLFDARDAIQINLLLSLVISLAMFRKVRTDIDRGVIKRFIGGSIIGLPIGILIFLLVDIPKLKLGIGIVILVLTMLLLLKFRIKQTTNRDFAIGGLSGSLTTSIGMPGPPLLLYFSGTGTSKEKLRGTTLVYYLFIYSISLLIQVIFAGTSITVWISSLLALPLVWMGLFAGQYLFQKVNQTGFRLFMYIILLFTGVYLLIDSLL, encoded by the coding sequence TTGGATATCATACTATTCATCACAATTATAATATTGGCTTCTGTTCTCCAGACAGGAACCGGTTTTGGCTTCTCAATCATCGCGACACCTTTTCTTCTGTTACTGTTCGACGCGCGGGACGCCATTCAGATCAATTTGCTTTTATCACTCGTTATTTCGCTTGCGATGTTTCGTAAAGTGAGGACGGATATTGATAGAGGGGTTATAAAACGGTTTATTGGCGGCAGTATTATCGGGTTGCCTATTGGCATTCTCATATTCCTGTTAGTCGACATTCCAAAGCTGAAGTTAGGTATAGGAATCGTCATCCTTGTCTTAACTATGCTGTTGCTCTTGAAATTTAGAATCAAGCAGACGACAAACAGGGATTTTGCCATCGGCGGCCTCTCTGGTTCGTTGACGACAAGTATCGGCATGCCCGGACCGCCGTTGCTGCTTTATTTCTCAGGTACGGGTACTTCCAAGGAAAAGCTTCGGGGAACAACGCTTGTCTATTATTTATTTATCTATTCCATTAGTTTACTCATCCAAGTCATTTTTGCGGGTACAAGCATAACGGTATGGATTTCAAGTCTACTTGCGTTGCCGCTCGTGTGGATGGGGTTATTTGCGGGACAGTATCTATTTCAAAAGGTTAATCAAACCGGTTTTCGACTATTCATGTATATTATTTTATTATTTACAGGTGTGTATTTGTTAATTGATAGCTTACTGTAG
- a CDS encoding DUF4179 domain-containing protein, translating into MKDVYDHLNDIDMDANQFVVEDVSEAEKTKVMLDLKRKISRPKPVRWRKIAAAATISIGLSSAALFGLSFTSFAQEIPIIGQVFKWFNDDGFFENYSEHANTLSMTQEDNGISITLNEAVFDGKTLYVAYEIISEIDLGDDPSLKGMPAILNSDGGHLATGSHDIKKVDDFRYVGVSTAKMYPENRVEEGSFEFDITGIFLETSNVDVSRIISDPTYSMKEIAGSWKFQFDLQATDNVEQSVGLTSAGNDVTVSMNKIVYTPMSFILFYEEIITEELDAKWDFVSVSVDVKDDLGHTYATYVNGGESDSALRLYHTHTLEKLDPKAKRLIVTPTVVLSQRDGTYENGAYYRNENSTAPMEEFELDEIVIEIEK; encoded by the coding sequence ATGAAGGACGTATATGATCACTTGAATGATATTGATATGGACGCCAACCAATTTGTAGTAGAGGATGTCAGCGAAGCAGAAAAGACGAAAGTGATGTTGGACCTGAAAAGGAAAATCAGCAGGCCAAAGCCCGTTAGATGGAGGAAAATTGCTGCGGCAGCTACGATTTCAATCGGTTTATCCTCAGCTGCATTGTTCGGATTGTCATTCACTTCATTTGCGCAGGAAATACCGATTATCGGACAAGTTTTCAAATGGTTTAACGACGATGGGTTCTTTGAAAATTATAGTGAGCATGCCAATACGCTCTCGATGACGCAAGAGGACAATGGAATTAGCATTACTTTGAATGAGGCGGTGTTTGATGGGAAAACGCTTTACGTCGCATACGAAATCATATCGGAGATCGATTTAGGTGATGATCCATCACTCAAAGGCATGCCAGCCATTCTCAATAGTGACGGGGGGCATTTGGCAACAGGTAGCCACGACATAAAAAAGGTAGATGACTTCCGTTATGTAGGTGTTTCAACAGCCAAAATGTATCCAGAAAATCGAGTGGAGGAAGGTAGTTTTGAGTTCGACATTACTGGGATTTTTCTCGAAACGTCAAACGTCGATGTAAGTAGGATTATATCCGATCCGACATACAGCATGAAAGAAATCGCAGGAAGTTGGAAATTCCAATTCGATTTGCAGGCGACTGACAATGTAGAGCAATCTGTTGGATTGACCTCTGCGGGGAATGATGTAACTGTATCGATGAATAAAATAGTCTATACCCCAATGTCATTCATCCTCTTCTACGAGGAAATCATAACAGAAGAATTAGATGCAAAATGGGATTTCGTCTCTGTAAGTGTGGACGTTAAGGATGATTTGGGCCATACGTACGCGACTTATGTTAACGGCGGTGAAAGCGACTCAGCCTTACGTCTTTACCATACACATACCTTAGAAAAGCTTGACCCTAAAGCAAAAAGGCTAATTGTCACGCCAACCGTTGTGCTTTCACAAAGGGATGGCACGTATGAAAATGGGGCCTATTACCGTAATGAAAACAGCACCGCACCGATGGAAGAGTTTGAGTTGGATGAAATAGTGATTGAGATAGAAAAGTAG
- a CDS encoding APC family permease, producing MESSEPYSSRRKLKKTLKPSWVFAIALGSSVGWGAFILPGDWIKESGPIGAMIGLFLGALLMMVIASSYGVMIKKFPVSGGGFTYAFIAAGKVWAFICGWFLALGYLSIVALNASAFTLLLKFLAPDFMNRFYLYTVAGWDVYALEVIIASILILLFAFINTTGTSLSGKIQFYFSLLLIGGVVVLGLFTFGFSDQPFQNLKPYFSGNQSIITSILVIVAIAPWAYVGFDNVPQAAEEFKFSPRKATMLIVASLFTSALIYATMIGLTAWTFPSFSSIGQGNLWLTGDVVVSALGTAGLVIMAIAIIMGIFTGLNGFYMSSSRLLFSMARARALPNAFRTITKKKQTPIWGIWFVALITLPMPWFGRQALSWIVDMSSTGVSVAYLFTCIAAYKVLAWKKEDAGREIAPVKKTLALTGIVASSAFLALLLIPTSPAALSMPSYIMLLVWAIVGGGFYAAMRKRYNSLSQEETELYVLGKTIASEVMDTDDTSVKKKLTIGIDSLPAK from the coding sequence ATGGAGAGTTCAGAGCCATACAGTAGTAGAAGAAAGTTGAAGAAAACGTTAAAGCCGTCTTGGGTGTTTGCAATTGCACTTGGATCGTCTGTCGGCTGGGGGGCATTTATCCTCCCAGGTGATTGGATTAAAGAATCAGGTCCAATCGGTGCAATGATTGGTCTTTTCCTTGGCGCTTTGCTTATGATGGTCATCGCCTCGAGTTATGGAGTGATGATCAAGAAATTCCCGGTGTCAGGCGGTGGATTTACATACGCATTCATCGCAGCCGGAAAGGTATGGGCCTTCATTTGCGGCTGGTTCCTCGCGCTCGGTTACCTATCAATTGTCGCACTGAACGCCTCGGCATTTACACTATTACTTAAATTTCTTGCACCCGATTTCATGAATCGGTTTTATCTATATACAGTCGCCGGATGGGATGTATATGCGTTAGAGGTCATCATCGCTTCGATACTGATTTTGCTGTTCGCATTTATTAACACGACAGGGACAAGCCTGTCTGGAAAAATCCAGTTCTACTTTAGCCTATTACTGATTGGCGGGGTTGTCGTCCTTGGACTATTCACCTTCGGATTCTCAGATCAGCCATTCCAAAATCTCAAACCTTATTTCAGTGGCAATCAATCAATCATCACTTCAATCCTTGTCATTGTTGCAATCGCTCCATGGGCGTACGTCGGGTTCGATAATGTCCCGCAAGCAGCAGAGGAATTCAAATTTTCACCAAGGAAAGCAACAATGCTCATCGTGGCATCCTTATTCACTTCGGCATTGATTTACGCCACCATGATTGGTTTGACCGCATGGACATTTCCAAGTTTCTCATCAATTGGGCAAGGCAATCTATGGCTCACGGGCGATGTCGTTGTTTCAGCACTTGGAACGGCAGGGTTGGTCATTATGGCAATCGCCATTATTATGGGGATTTTCACAGGGCTGAACGGATTTTACATGTCATCGAGCCGACTTCTGTTTTCGATGGCCCGTGCACGTGCGTTACCAAACGCATTCCGAACGATTACGAAGAAAAAACAGACGCCGATATGGGGCATCTGGTTCGTTGCGCTCATTACATTGCCGATGCCATGGTTCGGCAGACAAGCGCTGTCATGGATTGTCGACATGTCGTCGACCGGAGTTTCCGTAGCCTATCTATTCACTTGCATCGCCGCCTATAAAGTTTTGGCTTGGAAAAAGGAAGATGCCGGAAGGGAAATTGCACCCGTGAAGAAGACATTGGCTTTGACCGGTATAGTCGCAAGCTCGGCATTCCTTGCTCTTCTCCTCATCCCGACTTCCCCGGCCGCATTATCCATGCCTTCCTATATCATGCTTCTCGTTTGGGCAATTGTAGGCGGTGGTTTTTATGCAGCTATGCGAAAGCGTTACAATAGCTTATCGCAAGAGGAAACGGAATTGTACGTACTTGGGAAAACGATCGCTTCGGAAGTAATGGATACTGATGATACATCTGTAAAGAAGAAATTAACTATCGGTATCGATAGTTTGCCTGCAAAATAA
- a CDS encoding LysR family transcriptional regulator gives MVSKLDLYRIFCVVGKNESFSGAAKELFMTQPAISQSIMQLEKELDTRLFNRTPKGVTLTNEGSLLLEYVNSAINLIEIGEEKIAEFKNLTIGELRIGVGDTISKYFLLPQLEAFRNRYPSLKLKIENGTTDTLISLLKSGEVDIVVCNLPVDDDALNVRPCMDIHDTFVYGDKYRKLLARPIGFQELAKLPLIFLEPSSNSRKYVEDFLLSKGVKISPEFELGSHDLVVEFARINMGIACVTREFTEDYLESGALQEVQLTGEIPRRSIGVCSLKSVPLSPASTRFLELLVRE, from the coding sequence ATGGTCAGCAAATTGGACTTATACCGTATTTTTTGTGTTGTCGGTAAAAATGAAAGCTTTTCCGGGGCGGCGAAAGAACTATTCATGACCCAGCCTGCCATCAGCCAATCCATCATGCAGTTGGAGAAGGAGCTGGATACACGTCTATTTAATCGTACCCCAAAAGGAGTCACACTAACAAACGAAGGAAGCCTTCTGTTGGAGTATGTTAATTCTGCCATCAATTTAATCGAAATTGGGGAAGAAAAGATTGCGGAGTTCAAAAATCTCACGATAGGCGAGCTACGGATTGGCGTCGGTGATACGATTTCCAAATACTTTCTTCTTCCACAACTGGAGGCCTTCCGCAATCGATATCCAAGTCTCAAATTAAAAATTGAAAATGGGACGACGGATACACTTATTTCATTGTTGAAGTCCGGAGAAGTCGATATCGTTGTATGCAATTTGCCTGTAGACGATGATGCATTAAACGTAAGACCTTGCATGGATATTCATGATACTTTCGTCTATGGGGATAAATATCGGAAGCTGTTGGCGAGGCCGATTGGATTTCAAGAGCTTGCCAAACTACCTTTAATATTCCTTGAACCGAGTTCGAATTCAAGAAAGTATGTCGAAGATTTTCTTTTGTCTAAAGGCGTGAAGATTTCGCCGGAATTCGAACTTGGCTCTCATGATCTTGTCGTTGAATTTGCGCGGATCAATATGGGGATTGCGTGTGTGACAAGGGAGTTTACAGAGGATTATTTGGAGAGTGGTGCGCTTCAGGAAGTGCAGTTGACGGGGGAGATACCGCGTCGAAGCATCGGGGTCTGTTCTTTGAAAAGTGTTCCGCTTTCGCCGGCTTCGACGAGATTTTTGGAGTTATTGGTACGGGAGTGA
- a CDS encoding AarF/ABC1/UbiB kinase family protein, protein MKIRHTKRFKEIIHAFLRNGLSRYLFRLGLISRRDSKNDTSDMNLQEIGEKLRQALQELGPTFIKLGQIASSRRDLVPPMIAFELEKLLDHVTPVPFEQIREIVQFELDGPLEEFFSEFSEEPLATASIGQVHVARLHSGETVAVKVQRPDIRPTMETDLAILSDLAKFLEEKADWARTYRLRDMFVEFSRSLHNELDYRVEGRNSERIAKQFENEPTVVIPKVYWDFSTDKVLTMDKIEGIKANDLDKLDEGGYDRKLVARRIFDSMLHQILDDGFFHGDPHPGNIFILPDNVVSFLDFGMVGKLDNKLKEQFAPLILHMRNRNTEGMVELFYEMGFISDETDFRAFTRDLDDLQNKYYDVSLDEISLGTIFLELFQVSYRHNISIPTEIAVLGKSILTLEGIISKLDPSLNMMKAVEPFGKKLLWKRFNPKKIIENSWVEIVRNVGLLSRLPKELKAITTTIRKGKLHLDVNGQQLKMYLGKLDQVSNRLSFSIILLSLSILLAGLLIGSAIVGRTSILWQYPIIEAVFILFLLIFFFLIYFIGRSNRK, encoded by the coding sequence ATGAAAATTCGCCATACGAAACGGTTTAAAGAAATCATACATGCATTTTTGCGGAATGGACTTAGTCGTTACCTATTTCGATTAGGCCTTATTAGCCGCCGTGATTCAAAGAATGACACGTCTGATATGAATCTTCAGGAAATAGGTGAGAAACTGCGACAGGCACTACAGGAGTTAGGCCCGACTTTCATCAAACTTGGACAAATTGCAAGTTCAAGACGTGATCTTGTTCCTCCAATGATTGCGTTTGAACTTGAAAAATTGTTAGATCATGTAACGCCTGTACCTTTTGAACAAATTCGTGAAATTGTCCAGTTCGAATTGGATGGACCGCTTGAGGAGTTCTTCAGTGAATTTTCTGAGGAGCCGTTAGCGACCGCTTCAATTGGCCAAGTCCATGTCGCAAGACTGCATTCGGGTGAAACTGTTGCCGTCAAGGTGCAGCGACCCGACATCCGTCCAACAATGGAGACCGACCTTGCCATTTTGAGCGATTTAGCGAAGTTTTTGGAGGAAAAGGCGGATTGGGCAAGGACCTATCGTCTCCGGGATATGTTCGTTGAATTTTCAAGATCACTGCATAATGAACTTGATTACCGCGTAGAAGGACGCAACAGCGAGCGCATCGCGAAACAATTTGAAAATGAGCCAACCGTCGTCATACCTAAAGTTTATTGGGATTTTTCAACGGATAAAGTGTTGACGATGGATAAGATTGAGGGAATTAAAGCGAATGATTTGGACAAGTTAGATGAAGGCGGGTACGATCGCAAATTGGTTGCCCGGAGGATTTTCGATTCGATGCTACACCAAATTTTAGATGATGGGTTTTTCCACGGCGATCCACACCCCGGGAATATATTCATACTACCCGACAATGTAGTATCATTCCTGGATTTCGGGATGGTCGGAAAGCTTGATAATAAACTGAAAGAGCAATTCGCCCCCCTTATCCTTCATATGCGTAATAGAAACACGGAAGGGATGGTCGAACTATTCTACGAAATGGGCTTCATTTCCGATGAAACGGACTTTCGGGCGTTTACAAGAGACTTGGACGATCTGCAAAACAAATATTATGATGTATCGTTGGATGAAATAAGTTTAGGCACTATTTTTCTCGAACTGTTTCAAGTTTCCTACCGCCATAATATCTCGATACCGACGGAAATCGCTGTATTGGGAAAATCCATTCTTACGCTGGAGGGCATTATTTCAAAACTTGACCCTTCCTTAAATATGATGAAAGCTGTTGAACCTTTCGGAAAGAAGTTATTGTGGAAACGGTTTAATCCCAAAAAAATCATCGAAAATTCTTGGGTTGAAATCGTCAGGAATGTCGGCCTGCTATCGCGTCTACCAAAGGAATTGAAGGCCATCACAACGACCATTCGAAAAGGAAAACTCCACCTGGACGTCAACGGCCAACAACTGAAAATGTACTTGGGCAAGCTTGACCAGGTCAGTAATCGCCTGTCATTCAGCATCATACTGCTTTCCCTAAGCATTCTCTTAGCCGGCTTGCTCATCGGTTCCGCCATTGTCGGAAGGACGAGCATCCTTTGGCAATATCCAATTATTGAAGCGGTTTTCATACTATTCCTGCTCATATTTTTCTTCCTGATTTATTTCATTGGTCGATCCAACCGCAAGTGA
- a CDS encoding coenzyme F420-0:L-glutamate ligase, whose translation MERVVGTVVRGLRCPIINKGDNIEEIVVDSVLKAAEVEKLTINDRDIVTITESIVARAQDNYATVDHIAKDVQSKFGDDTIGVIFPILSRNRFAICLRGIAKGTAKKIVLMLSYPSDEVGNHLVDIDTLDEKGVNPWTDVLSEKEFRGHFGYNKHTFTGIDYIDYYKSIIEEYGVECEVIFSNNAKTILDYTKNVLTCDIHSRFRTKRILNANGVEKVYSLDDILSESVDGSGYNEAYGLLGSNKATEDSVKLFPRNCQPVVDTIQVMLREKTGKTVEVMVYGDGAFKDPVGKIWELADPVVSPAYTAGLDGTPNEIKLKYLADNNFADLRGDELKKAINEFIENKEEDLVGAMESQGTTPRKLTDLIGSLSDLTSGSGDKGTPIVFIQGYFDNFTK comes from the coding sequence TTGGAAAGAGTAGTTGGAACGGTTGTCAGAGGTCTTCGATGCCCAATCATCAATAAAGGGGACAATATCGAGGAAATCGTTGTAGATAGCGTATTGAAAGCGGCGGAAGTAGAAAAGTTAACGATCAATGATAGAGATATCGTTACAATCACAGAATCCATCGTAGCTCGCGCGCAAGACAATTACGCGACAGTCGATCATATTGCGAAAGATGTTCAATCGAAATTCGGCGACGACACAATCGGCGTCATCTTCCCGATTTTGAGCCGTAATCGTTTCGCCATCTGTCTACGTGGGATCGCGAAAGGTACTGCGAAGAAAATCGTGTTGATGCTCAGCTATCCATCCGATGAAGTCGGCAACCACCTTGTCGATATTGACACACTCGACGAAAAGGGCGTCAACCCATGGACGGATGTTTTAAGCGAAAAAGAATTCCGCGGCCATTTCGGCTACAACAAACATACATTTACAGGTATTGACTATATTGATTATTATAAATCAATCATTGAAGAATACGGCGTTGAATGCGAAGTCATCTTCTCAAATAATGCGAAGACAATTCTTGATTACACGAAAAACGTACTCACTTGTGACATTCACTCACGTTTCAGAACAAAACGCATCTTGAACGCGAACGGCGTTGAAAAGGTATATAGCCTTGACGATATCCTATCTGAATCCGTTGACGGCAGCGGCTATAACGAAGCATATGGACTTTTGGGTTCCAATAAGGCGACAGAAGACAGCGTTAAGCTATTCCCACGCAACTGCCAACCAGTCGTTGATACGATTCAAGTAATGCTTCGTGAGAAAACAGGCAAGACTGTTGAGGTCATGGTATACGGTGATGGAGCATTCAAAGACCCAGTCGGTAAGATTTGGGAACTTGCGGACCCAGTCGTTTCCCCTGCATACACAGCAGGCCTCGACGGCACACCAAATGAAATCAAATTGAAATACCTCGCAGACAACAACTTCGCTGACCTACGCGGCGATGAGTTGAAAAAAGCGATTAATGAATTCATTGAGAATAAAGAGGAAGACCTTGTAGGCGCAATGGAATCACAAGGGACAACCCCCCGTAAACTTACGGATTTGATTGGCTCTTTGTCCGACCTGACATCAGGCAGCGGCGACAAAGGAACTCCAATTGTGTTCATTCAAGGATATTTTGACAACTTTACAAAGTAA
- a CDS encoding Gfo/Idh/MocA family oxidoreductase: MIHIGVIGLGAIGQRLINQFKQHDKVTITAVCDRTEALAKETADNLGDVQAYTDYKQLLSNDEVNLVYVAVPPKFHHAIVMDAIQAKKHILCEKPLANSLEEAREMADAAKEAGIVHAMNFPLNYGQAATKFAELINENYIGKLRRLQLSMHFPEWPRAWQKNDWVGGREQGGFVLEVGVHFIQQTLKLFGELHNIQTRLEFPEDPTLCETGIIATAELADGTPVLIEGISGQAGKEHIGFTAFGSEGVLTLENWGELRGGKTGDILEPISLETATNKRLIDELVKAVNGQEADLYDFEVGYQAQKVLEELRK; this comes from the coding sequence ATGATACATATTGGAGTCATTGGCCTTGGAGCCATTGGTCAGCGGTTGATCAACCAATTCAAACAGCACGATAAGGTTACAATAACGGCAGTATGTGACCGGACGGAAGCACTTGCAAAGGAAACTGCCGACAACCTTGGCGATGTGCAAGCCTATACCGATTATAAGCAGTTGCTATCTAACGACGAGGTGAATCTCGTCTACGTTGCAGTACCACCAAAATTCCACCACGCCATCGTGATGGATGCCATTCAGGCGAAAAAGCATATCCTTTGCGAGAAGCCATTGGCGAACTCGTTGGAAGAGGCGAGAGAGATGGCGGATGCCGCGAAGGAAGCGGGTATTGTGCATGCTATGAACTTCCCACTCAACTATGGCCAAGCGGCAACGAAATTCGCAGAGCTTATCAACGAAAACTATATCGGTAAATTACGCCGCCTCCAGCTCTCCATGCACTTCCCGGAATGGCCGCGTGCTTGGCAGAAGAATGACTGGGTCGGTGGGCGAGAGCAGGGTGGCTTTGTCCTTGAAGTCGGCGTCCATTTCATCCAGCAAACACTTAAACTATTCGGCGAGCTACACAATATCCAAACTCGTTTGGAATTCCCTGAAGACCCTACGCTATGTGAAACGGGTATCATTGCCACCGCAGAACTTGCGGACGGTACACCTGTTTTAATTGAAGGAATAAGCGGACAAGCTGGAAAAGAGCATATTGGATTTACCGCATTTGGATCAGAAGGCGTCCTCACTTTAGAAAATTGGGGCGAGTTACGAGGAGGAAAAACGGGTGACATTCTTGAACCAATTTCACTTGAAACAGCTACGAACAAACGTTTAATTGACGAATTAGTAAAAGCGGTAAATGGGCAAGAGGCGGATTTGTATGACTTTGAAGTAGGCTATCAGGCACAGAAGGTGTTGGAGGAATTAAGAAAATAA
- a CDS encoding sigma-70 family RNA polymerase sigma factor: MRTHENNFIKRLQSGKEDALDYIVDRYLPLIKSVVRQVLGPVRQEELIGECVNDVFLAIWQNAKKFRGRNQDEFKNWICAVAKYKAIDYYRKEAKNLEAAAEFLEIPVEVPTDAEDKVKELLSELEPMDQKIFIMRYLLGFSSQETAEKLGLSITAIDNRVYRGKKRLRQNGRYLYEGRI, translated from the coding sequence ATGAGGACACATGAAAACAATTTCATCAAACGTCTGCAGTCCGGGAAGGAAGATGCTTTGGACTATATCGTCGACCGTTATTTACCGCTCATCAAAAGTGTTGTTCGACAAGTTCTTGGACCCGTCCGACAAGAAGAGTTGATCGGTGAATGTGTCAATGATGTTTTCCTTGCGATTTGGCAGAATGCAAAAAAGTTTCGCGGTCGAAACCAGGATGAATTTAAGAACTGGATTTGTGCAGTGGCGAAATACAAAGCTATTGATTATTACCGAAAAGAAGCCAAGAACCTTGAAGCTGCTGCTGAATTTCTGGAAATCCCAGTTGAAGTGCCAACAGATGCAGAAGACAAAGTGAAAGAGTTGCTGAGCGAGCTGGAGCCGATGGACCAGAAGATTTTCATCATGCGGTATTTGCTTGGTTTTTCATCCCAAGAAACTGCGGAAAAGTTAGGATTGAGTATAACGGCAATCGACAACCGGGTGTATAGGGGCAAAAAAAGACTACGGCAAAATGGGAGGTATTTGTATGAAGGACGTATATGA